The following nucleotide sequence is from Glycine max cultivar Williams 82 chromosome 9, Glycine_max_v4.0, whole genome shotgun sequence.
tatGTGCAGATATGGCACAGCAACATGCCGTACAACAAGATTGCTGACAGGAAAGGTCACCAGGGATGGATGAAACTAGAAGGTCAACACTTTATATTCCCTGGTGGTGGTACAATGTTTCCTGATGGAGCAGAACAATATATAGAAAAACTTGGTCAATACATTCCCATAAGTGAAGGTGTTCTGAGGACTGCACTTGACATGGGGTGTGGGGTAAGACAGTAAGAGCTGTTATCTTGTTTTCCTTTGAGATCTTACTAGAATTTATTCCTGTTTAACATGCTAATACATCTTATTTTTTCACAGGTTGCTAGTTTTGGAGGATATATGCTGTCTAAGAATATTTTAACCATGTCTTTTGCACCAAGAGATTCACATAAAGCTCAAATACAATTTGCCTTGGAAAGAGGAGTACCAGCTTTTGTTGCTATGCTTGGCACCCGCAGACAACCTTTTCCTGCGTTTGGATTTGACTTGGTTCATTGCTCTAGGTGTTTGATCCCGTTTACAGCCTACAGTAAGTTCTTCATTGCAGCTCACTTGTGCATATATTCCAATCTTCTGCATGCTTGTCCTTTCCCTAATGCAGCAAATGTGCCTTGCAGATGCCTCTTATTTCATTGAAGTGGACAGATTACTTCGTCCTGGTGGATATTTTGTCATCTCTGGTCCCCCTGTTCAGTGGCCTAAACAAGATAAAGAATGGTCTGATCTCCAAGCTGTGGCAAGAGCCTTGTGTTATGAACTGATTGCTGTAGATGGTAACACTGTGATCTGGAAGAAGCCAGCCGGAGAATCGTGTCTTCccaatgaaaatgaatttgGTCTTGAGTTATGTGATGATTCAGATGACCCAAGTCAAGCTTGGTAATTTCCAGCAGACTATTGCTAGTTTAGTAGTTTAAGTTTTTTCCTCTTATTTTCCTTGCTTCTCTTTCTGTCTTGTCCAGCATtggtatatttatatatatcatttgcatgAATGCTGTCATTGTTAAAAGATCTTCTTGATTCAGGTACTTCAAATTGAAGAAATGTGTCAGTAGGACATATGTTAAAGGAGATTATGCTATTGGGATAATTCCCAAGTGGCCGGAGAGGCTTACTGCAACACCTCCGAGATCCACACTCCTGAAAAACGGTGTTGATGTGTATGAGGCTGACACTaagcggtgggtaaggagggtGGCACACTATAAGAATTCTCTAAAAATCAAGTTGGGCACTCAATCTGTGCGCAATGTCATGGACATGAATGCATTATTTGGAGGTTTTGCGGCAGCCTTAAAATCTGATCCTGTGTGGGTGATGAATGTAGTTCCAGCACAAAAGCCACCTACTCTTGATGTTATCTTTGACAGAGGTCTTATTGGAGTTTATCATGATTGGTGAGCTTTTTCTGAATGTTTCAGTGTTTCTTGTCTTAAAGGAATTATCCCGAATCTTTCAAGCTCTGATCTTTTGACACGTCTTggaaaataaacttctttttttttaactgatgATGCAATTTCAAAATAGGatatatttttggaaaaatttgtGTTTCACAATGATTATTGTCTTTTAGACCAGAACACTGATTCAACTGGATTTCAGCTGTTTCATTTGCTTACAAGTTGCTTCCTGCATTCCAATTTTGACTAGTTCATGATGCTTGTAGCTCTACTTTTCTTGACAATTACTGCTCCCTGCAGTAtcttgggtctgtctgtgtggGTGCATAGATAGGCTTGTAATGTAACAGAAATTCATTCTGTGTCGAGCTAATTTAGTTCTCTTGAGATTATTTTTTGGATCTAAATTGATGTTAAACTCTGCtcaattaaataatgataaatggAAAAGGAGTGGCAATCTTCTAGGtattgttataattataaagttAAAACCTAAAGCACATAACACTCTTCTTTGAATTTTTATCTAGATCCTGCTTCTGATCAGTtgccaaatttttttattaaacacaTTTGGGTATGCATTTCAATTTATAATGGATGAATTTTCTTAGATCTATAAGCTGTATGGTTATGTTCCCAGGTGCGAACCATTTTCAACATATCCTCGTAGCTATGATCTAATCCATGTGGTCAGCGTTGAATCCCTTATAAAAGATCCAGCATCTGGTCAAAACAGGTATGCTCATTTTTAACTGTTAATATGATTTCACTGCTTCTGCCTTCCGAAGCTGTTAATCTATTGATTTGGAAGATCCTTTTTTGATACAAGGGACTGCAGAAGATATTGGTGAATAACTTAATATATTGAATTCCTAAATTGAAAACTCATGGTCGTTgcttataaatatttgttaacaTAGAGAACAAACAAATGCTCTTTACTGATGCAAAATGTTATGTGCATAAACAATGAGCTCACCCTGATAGCTTCACACCTTCATGGCAGATGTACTCTTGTTGATTTAATGGTTGAAATTGATCGAATTTTGCGTCCTGAGGGAACTATGGTGGTAAGGGATGCTCCTGAAGTAATTGACAGAGTAGCTCACATTGCTGGTGCAGTGAGGTGGAAGCCTACGGTTTACGATAAAGAACCTGAATCACACGGCAGAGAAAAGATTCTAGTTGCAACCAAGACTCTCTGGAAGCTCTAATTCCCATTCCACGGACGCCACTGTGTAATTTAGGTGAATTCCCTTTTCCTTTCTGTGAGGGTGGTGTCAAAGATATCTTCTCTATGGCATCAAAGGGATGCCATGCCATTTTCTAATCTGATTCAATATTCTCATATAAAGgttaagatttgaaaaagatgGGAAGACCCTTGTGCAGTTTTAGGCGGAAAGCGGAAGCCAGTGTTGATTATACTTTCTCTCAACTTCAAAGATGGttgtaattcaaaaaaaaattatattaaaaaagaataatcatTGATTCTAGTTCAGCTACATTtcaccctttttcttttcttttacatttgtattttattgtgaatttttatCATGGATTGAATCTAAAGTGTTAGAGATGTAATATTAAATcgattgcgaaatttcctatcTGCTTAAGTTTTTTAGACTGTTAATTAAGAGCATGGTATCACGGGCTCTGAGATAAAGTGTTTGAGATGTAATATAAATTCATTCATGTATTTTCATCTAGCAATCTTTTGGAATTGTTGGTTCATATAATTTCTTTTCCCCAATTTTCACCCTCTCAAATCATTAGAGTTAAATCCAAGTGGTTATTTCAATTGAAACAAAGTAGGAATGACTAGGGCAGTGCGTACATCGTATATACCATAGAGTTTTGAACTGCTATGTACGCGATTGATGTTTGGtagtgcaaacacaattttgataaagtttaaactcttaaaatttatgactcttttttttggtgaggttattacttattagtccCTGACGTAGCAAAAAGTAATTTACACTATCACcattaaactttttattttaattcttttgtactttattttttgaaaaaatcattttattaaattgaatgTAGATTTGTAAAGTCAAAGGACTATTAGATGGTTTTTAAAATCTATAGGACTAAAGTATCTGGGAGTTTACCAAGTCAATATAATATCACCTTAccatttcaaaaaccaaatttatggttaacaaataaataacagGTAAATCATCAATCATGCAAttaaatctaaaacaaaaaaaatcaattgcagTTTAACTAAATTTGAAGAAATGttcaaacaaatacaaaaataaaataatcaaatcaataattattttaatacttcttagacaaaatctcatttatagAATCAATTTAATTCCTAAAACCAATCAACAGTGTGAATGGCACTTGCTAAGAATTATCCACAATCTCCTTCTGACTCCAGCAATGAGTGCAACATGTATGTTCCCTCCAACTTACTTTTGCATCACTTGTCTATTTTCTTACACATAATCGTGATCCCTGAACTTCAGACACAGACACTTAAATCTTTGGCCTCATACTAATGAACTTTCCTTTTAAACTTCATATTCCTTCATCTAAGATACTGatgttctttcttttcttggatAACATAGTAGCATTTTGAAATTCATATGTCTACTAAATTGAGCAGCTGTTTGAGCCCGCTGTTCATCCAAACTCGGATCAACATTCGTTCTCTctattttctgaaaataataAGGACCATTAGTTCTCAAATATTTGCAATTTGACAATTGTTATCCAAGAAAAGGGAAGGAGGGACACAACATAGAGGTGTCactaaatcaaaatttttaaatccATAATTTAGTTTCTCTTACCAAATGCCAGCCCAATATGTGGGTATGTTGAAGTGTTGAAAGAGCATTTTCTGCCTCCTTCGGAGTAACATATTCTACAAAAGCAAAGCCTCTATGACTATGACATCCAAACTTCTTCGGCAACCTTCAGCTTTTAATCTGCAGTGTTTTGAGCATAAATAAAGTGCTGCTATTTGCACAAGAGAACTATATGAACCAACAGTTTTTAATAGTAATCACCTCGCCAAATGGTTTAAACAATTCTCTCAGACTCTTCTCTGTTGCCTCAAAAGCAACATCTTTTACATGCAACTTTGTCAAACTCTTGCCCTTCTCAATTGTCTTTTGTACTTGTCCCTCACTTTTTACTTGACAAAATTTTAACCCTTAGAGCATGCTCATCCAAAGCAGTACCCTAAacgaattaataaataaataaaattagaacgTTCACTTTCAAATTAGAATCATTACAAATAGGATCTCAAAATCCACATATCAGGCATTGTTTGATTTAAGTTGTAAATACCTGTAAATCTCAACAAATCCATACCCCATGGAAACATTTTTCCCATTTTTCAAATGTTTCTTCACCTATTTGTGACAgaagcaaaacaaaaatatgaaaaaacagCAAGTCatgaaaagtaaaaagttaGCACTTAGCATTTAAACCCATTACCTTGACACTCAAAATTGCTCCCTCTTTCATGTTTTCACTAAAATGTTTCCTCAGACTCTCATCTGTTGTATTGAAATTTAGGTTCTTGACAAACAGGGTCCGAGCCTGAAACATGAAAGATTAAACAATAATTGaagaacaaacaatatggaataTTTAGCATTCgacaatttcaaaataaaaattgactgATCTGCAAAATGATCTATGGAATATTTCTCCATGGTGGCATCatgatacaaaaataaatatatatgactACAATTTTACTATTGGTAAGGATAGAGACTCAATATTCTAAATTCTCACACTAATCAACTTCCATTTTATGTAATATGAGAGCATATATTACAggttaaagaaaaacaatttaatatgcCAAACCTGTACTCTGTCTGGACCAATATCCACATATGATATTCTTAATACATTTTGCTCCAATTTCAGCTGTTTGACATCATTTTCACCAATTCCactattcattttcatttttttaaatgttgagCTTTGACTAAGAATATTGGAAGGAGCCCACTCCAAGTATAATGGAGCCCACTCCAAGTATAATGGAGCATCCCTACATTGAATAGCATATGAAACAAGTCAGCAAAACTTCAATGAATCAGCATAGATGAAATAATAGTTTATCTTTAGGATTTATCTTTTAGGGATCGAGTTGGTTGAGGGAGAGGTTAATAGATATAGGACAGTATGCTAGTGAGAGACAGAATTCAAATAACATAGTAAAGATAAATCCTAAAGATATAAGCTATGACACTCATAACATAAttctaaactaaaaaataaatcctAACGATAAGATGTGATAACAAAATCCTAAACTAAATCTGTCGATATATGATATGGCTGGCATAACATACAACAATCTTCCTCGGAGGATTGAATGGTGTAACTTTTTTCTTGCCCTGATGAACATTTATCATACTATCACATCAATTATTGTCAAAACAATTTTAGTGACACAATGTCAGTTGATGAATGACAATTGGCCGTCAAAGTTTTGGAAACAGTTGTTAGTTTTACAACATGTACTGTTATCCAATGTCTAGTGATGTTGTAGCTCCAATTCAGGCACAAGGGATTATTGTTTCCAACCTACTTTTGATTCGTCGCAGAAAAGTTCATATATAATCCAAGAGGTTCATACAATCTTTCAGAACTTTACAACTTAAACCAATCCAATATTACCTACAATTTTCATGTCAAAGCCTAGATGTAAAATCCATATTTTGAGCATTAATGTACTATATATACTAATTTTTAGTTGAAAGaagtattataatattattttaaataaaaaaacaacacaacCAAACTACTTTTCTGAATTGAGAGGACAATTGGGAGAACACAAAGGTCTTTCCTTCCTTGGTTCTACCAAATCTGCTAAAGCTAATCAGAAGAACTTTTCTGAATTCAGAGGACATCCCAAATTAACCAAAATTACTAAAGAGCCAACTCCATATGGAGTGGCTGTGAGGAAGTCTAAAAATAAAGTAGTCCAAAGATTATTTATGCCTACATGACTTTTGACTACATCTGCTACCTGGagatacttttaaaataaaatgacttaaTAATTTCAAAGGATACACcacaaaatgaacaaaaagactAGGATTTGCAATATAACAAAGTCGGTATAAATAACAGTGAGACAACTTATAGTCACCCAATTTTCACCTTCTTGCAATTTCTGGACCTGAGAAAAGAATATATGCTATTCCTTTGGATAGTTTTGTACTTTTATTGACAACCACATGAACCTCTAAGGCACCACCACCAAACTAACTGGCAGGCAAGAGCTCACTACCGACATGTTGTTGCAGTTCTTCCTCACTAGTActgtaacaattaaaataacaacACAATTATTAAAACCAACAAGCAATACAAATATTAATAGTAGTAAGGTTAAGCGAAACCAAAGAAACACTGATAGATATTAGTATTAAGTAATGTTCATAATTCAACTTGCTCAAGACATTCCttacattttaaataacttaattagaAAAGGATGATAAACAGTATCATATATGGATCcaaaaaatttttaaaaagagagATTTATTAGAATCTAAATGAGTACGTTGCTGTGTAGGGCAGATTATGGACAAACAATCGACAGGACTCAGAAACTACTTTTTCAGCTTCTGGATTCACTTGAGCTTTATCATGGGCAACACCCTTTCCACAAG
It contains:
- the LOC100782539 gene encoding probable pectin methyltransferase QUA3 gives rise to the protein MGHSNSSSSSSSPSKRGHALRQWRLLDLVSGVFFFLVLLFFAMVFTPLGDSLAASGRQTLLRSGADPRQHHRLVAAIEAGGRGLEACPAADADHMPCEDPRLNSQLSREMNYYRERHCPRPEDSPLCLIPPPHGYRVPVPWPESLHKIWHSNMPYNKIADRKGHQGWMKLEGQHFIFPGGGTMFPDGAEQYIEKLGQYIPISEGVLRTALDMGCGVASFGGYMLSKNILTMSFAPRDSHKAQIQFALERGVPAFVAMLGTRRQPFPAFGFDLVHCSRCLIPFTAYNASYFIEVDRLLRPGGYFVISGPPVQWPKQDKEWSDLQAVARALCYELIAVDGNTVIWKKPAGESCLPNENEFGLELCDDSDDPSQAWYFKLKKCVSRTYVKGDYAIGIIPKWPERLTATPPRSTLLKNGVDVYEADTKRWVRRVAHYKNSLKIKLGTQSVRNVMDMNALFGGFAAALKSDPVWVMNVVPAQKPPTLDVIFDRGLIGVYHDWCEPFSTYPRSYDLIHVVSVESLIKDPASGQNRCTLVDLMVEIDRILRPEGTMVVRDAPEVIDRVAHIAGAVRWKPTVYDKEPESHGREKILVATKTLWKL